A genome region from Anopheles stephensi strain Indian chromosome 2, UCI_ANSTEP_V1.0, whole genome shotgun sequence includes the following:
- the LOC118508510 gene encoding neural/ectodermal development factor IMP-L2 isoform X1 yields MIDGYSRRHAVSSVTEISHMMNFKHLLMLALCLLALLVAPGSGRAVVLDQDTASSSEGVRAVDGGRAIRPTFVKITAAPPARVAQIRGTTVELECEIMGSPTPTVQWVHGSGQTADWEDISVNVISEDTPTSVARVVTRLVIDRASRASQSTFTCIGRSAGQEVSSSTTVYHVDGVSHLGNFSDMPLLRPAAAVDSMFKNLKGARITLHFKTLFENMGSTVVLPCKAIGRPLPEITWLNEEGNVVGSLQDPRFRTLPTGELIITGLRWADMGSYTCVAKNVLSKDESETFVYPIRPN; encoded by the exons ATGATTGATGGGTACTCGCGCCGTCACGCCGTCAGCAGCGTTACTGAGATTTCAC ACATGATGAACTTCAAACATTTGCTGATGCTGGCGCTGTGCCTGCTGGCGCTGCTGGTCGCCCCCGGCAGTGGCCGTGCTGTTGTGCTGGATCAGGATACGGCTTCGTCGTCGGAGGGTGTGCGAGCGGTAGACGGTGGTCGGGCGATACGGCCCACGTTCGTCAAAATTACGGCCGCACCGCCGGCACGTGTGGCACAAATCCGCGGCACAACGGTCGAGCTGGAGTGCGAAATCATGGGCTCACCGACGCCCACCGTCCAGTGGGTGCACGGAAGCGGTCAGACAGCGGAC tGGGAGGACATCAGCGTGAACGTTATCTCGGAGGACACGCCAACGTCTGTGGCACGCGTCGTGACGCGGTTGGTGATCGACCGTGCATCCCGCGCGTCCCAGTCAACGTTCACCTGCATCGGACGTTCCGCCGGCCAGGAGGTGAGCTCGTCGACCACCGTGTACCATGTGGACGGTGTGTCGCATCTGGGTAACTTCTCCGACATGCCGCTGCTCCGTCCGGCCGCGGCCGTCGATTCGATGTTCAAGAACCTGAAGGGTGCGCGCATCACGCTACACTTCAAGACGCTGTTCGAGAACATGGGCTCGACCGTGGTGCTGCCGTGCAAGGCCATCGGCCGCCCGCTGCCCGAGATTACCTGGCTGAACGAGGAGGGCAACGTGGTGGGCAGCTTGCAGGACCCCCGTTTCCGCACCCTGCCAACCGGTGAGCTGATCATCACCGGGCTCCGGTGGGCCGACATGGGTTCGTACACGTGCGTCGCGAAGAACGTGCTGTCGAAGGACGAATCGGAAACGTTCGTTTACCCGATCCGACCGAACTAA
- the LOC118508509 gene encoding sulfide:quinone oxidoreductase, mitochondrial, which yields MMNVLCYSVKTKPYLAGTIVRGISTSSILNENHKCKLLVVGGGAGGCSVAAKASNKLGKGKVIVLEPADNHYYQPMFTLIGGGIKKLEDSFRPMKSVLPALATWIKDSAAKFEPESNTVHTSSGDKIEYEYLLVAVGLQLNYGQIPGLQEALSIPNGKVCSNYSPKYVDRTYQALRNFTSGNAVFTFPNSPVKCPGAPQKILYIAEHFFRKSNKRKNAQLHYNTALPVLFGVKHYADALWQIVKKRDINVNLRTNLVEVRPATDEAVFENLDKPGEKFTVKYELLHVTPPMGAPDVLKACKSLVNEVGFVDVSKDTLQHQKFSNVFAIGDCSSSPNSKTAASVAAQSQVVYKNLMAAMEGKTPNRVFDGYASCPLVTGYNTCVLAEFDYSLTPLETFPLDQRKERWSMYLMKKDIMPPLYWHLLLNGLWNGPGLMRKLMHFRL from the exons ATGATGAATGTGTTGTGTTATTctgttaaaacaaaaccatatcTCGCTGGCACCATCGTAAGAGGAATCTCTACCAGCagtattttaaacgaaaatcACAA ATGCAAATTGTtagtggttggtggtggagcGGGAGGATGCTCTGTTGCGGCTAAAGCATCTAACAAATTGGGCAAAGGAAAAGTAATCGTACTGGAGCCGGCTGAT AATCATTATTATCAACCGATGTTTACCCTGATCGGAGGAGGAATAAAAAAGCTGGAGGATAGTTTTCGGCCCATGAAAAGTGTTTTACCCGCACTAGCCACCTGGATCAAGGATTCGGCCGCAAAATTCGAACCCGAAAGCAACACCGTCCACACCAGCAGTGGGGACAAGATCGAGTACGAATATCTGCTCGTTGCCGTCGGGTTGCAGCTCAACTATGGCCAAATTCCTGGACTGCAGGAAGCACTTTCGATCCCGAATGGGAAAGTATGTTCAAACTATTCTCCAAAATACGTCGACCGCACCTACCAAGCGTTGCGCAACTTCACCAGTGGCAATGCGGTTTTCACCTTCCCGAACAGCCCCGTCAAGTGTCCCGGAGCTCCGCAGAAAATACTCTACATTGCTGAGCACTTTTTCCGCAAG TCCAACAAGCGCAAAAACGCCCAGTTGCATTACAACACCGCCCTGCCGGTGCTGTTCGGCGTGAAGCATTACGCCGATGCGCTATGGCAAATAGTGAAGAAGCGGGACATTAATGTGAATCTGCGCACGAATTTAGTCGAAGTAAGGCCGGCCACCGATGAGGCTGTGTTCGAAAACCTAGACAAGCCTGGAGAAAAATTTACCGTTAAG TACGAGCTCCTGCACGTCACACCGCCTATGGGTGCGCCAGACGTACTGAAAGCTTGCAAAAGCCTCGTTAATGAAGTGGGCTTTGTGGACGTAAGCAAGGATACGCTTCAGCATCAGAAATTCAGCAACGTCTTTGCCATAGGCGACTGTTCATCCTCACCGAATTCTAAAACAGCCGCCTCCGTGG CTGCCCAGTCACAAGTGGTGTACAAAAATTTGATGGCAGCGATGGAAGGTAAAACGCCTAACAGGGTTTTCGATGGATACGCGTCCTGCCCCTTGGTCACGGGATACAACACGTGCGTGCTAGCCGAGTTTGACTATTCCTTGACGCCCTTGGAAACGTTCCCACTGGATCAGCGCAAGGAGCGTTGGTCGATGTACCTCATGAAGAAGGACATTATGCCACCGCTTTACTGGCATTTGCTGCTGAACGGTCTGTGGAATGGGCCAGGTTTGATGCGCAAATTAATGCACTTCCGTCTGTGA
- the LOC118508510 gene encoding neural/ectodermal development factor IMP-L2 isoform X2, producing MMNFKHLLMLALCLLALLVAPGSGRAVVLDQDTASSSEGVRAVDGGRAIRPTFVKITAAPPARVAQIRGTTVELECEIMGSPTPTVQWVHGSGQTADWEDISVNVISEDTPTSVARVVTRLVIDRASRASQSTFTCIGRSAGQEVSSSTTVYHVDGVSHLGNFSDMPLLRPAAAVDSMFKNLKGARITLHFKTLFENMGSTVVLPCKAIGRPLPEITWLNEEGNVVGSLQDPRFRTLPTGELIITGLRWADMGSYTCVAKNVLSKDESETFVYPIRPN from the exons ATGATGAACTTCAAACATTTGCTGATGCTGGCGCTGTGCCTGCTGGCGCTGCTGGTCGCCCCCGGCAGTGGCCGTGCTGTTGTGCTGGATCAGGATACGGCTTCGTCGTCGGAGGGTGTGCGAGCGGTAGACGGTGGTCGGGCGATACGGCCCACGTTCGTCAAAATTACGGCCGCACCGCCGGCACGTGTGGCACAAATCCGCGGCACAACGGTCGAGCTGGAGTGCGAAATCATGGGCTCACCGACGCCCACCGTCCAGTGGGTGCACGGAAGCGGTCAGACAGCGGAC tGGGAGGACATCAGCGTGAACGTTATCTCGGAGGACACGCCAACGTCTGTGGCACGCGTCGTGACGCGGTTGGTGATCGACCGTGCATCCCGCGCGTCCCAGTCAACGTTCACCTGCATCGGACGTTCCGCCGGCCAGGAGGTGAGCTCGTCGACCACCGTGTACCATGTGGACGGTGTGTCGCATCTGGGTAACTTCTCCGACATGCCGCTGCTCCGTCCGGCCGCGGCCGTCGATTCGATGTTCAAGAACCTGAAGGGTGCGCGCATCACGCTACACTTCAAGACGCTGTTCGAGAACATGGGCTCGACCGTGGTGCTGCCGTGCAAGGCCATCGGCCGCCCGCTGCCCGAGATTACCTGGCTGAACGAGGAGGGCAACGTGGTGGGCAGCTTGCAGGACCCCCGTTTCCGCACCCTGCCAACCGGTGAGCTGATCATCACCGGGCTCCGGTGGGCCGACATGGGTTCGTACACGTGCGTCGCGAAGAACGTGCTGTCGAAGGACGAATCGGAAACGTTCGTTTACCCGATCCGACCGAACTAA
- the LOC118508508 gene encoding seipin isoform X1: MGLVGLVLMILDPFKIVRNYIFKPIAVFGLAAAEEYKARKEKSVNTTKNVFLKLFIVVLVGFSVVWASIFLYLYFYYSYMPSVLHLKDVHLNIRDCHDSAIDCKPYPFANVALTNHHRFLMVGQPYKIILNLEMPESEHNGKIGMFTVCGTVRDYGNMEVARSCRMSMLHYKSDLLKTILTFVFAPLLIFGYREEKQLVTVELFSNFLDDSNHPATNIDIMIQCRDIQLYSAQLQVVANFTGLRYLMFNWPVLSAVIGITTNLFFILIVCVLSWYHWDDTEWISDIRDRYQQIVQGVSKVATSEPSKALKASKETEPSAKDWLIDEE, translated from the exons ATGGGTCTCGTTGGGCTGGTCTTGATGATATTGGACCCATTTAAGATTGTAAGAAactatattttcaaaccaatcgCGGTGTTTGGTTTGGCTGCCGCCGAAGAGTACAAGGCGCGCAAGGAAAAGAGCGTAAACACTACGAAAAATGTGTTCCTCAAGTTGTTCATCGTTGTGTTGGTTGGATTTTCGGTAGTGTGGGCATCGATATTTCTGTACCTGTACTTCTACTACTCGTACATGCCTTCCGTGTTACACCTGAAGGATGTACATCTCAACATACG AGACTGCCACGATAGCGCCATCGACTGCAAACCATACCCTTTTGCGAACGTGGCCCTGACAAATCATCACAGGTTTCTAATGGTTGGACAGCCGTACAAGATTATCCTGAACCTGGAAATGCCAGAATCTGAACACAATGGTAAAATAG GAATGTTCACCGTGTGTGGCACGGTAAGGGATTACGGAAACATGGAAGTGGCGAGATCATGCCGAATGTCAATGCTACACTACAAATCAGACCTGCTGAAGACGATTCTCACCTTCGTGTTTGCACCGCTGTTGATATTCGGATATCGGGAGGAGAAACAGTTGGTTACGgttgaattattttcaaactttCTCGACGATTCGAACCATCCGGCTACCAACATTGATATTATGATACAGTGCCGGGACATTCAGCTGTACTCAGCACAGCTGCAGGTAGTAGCTAACTTTACCGGGTTACGCTACTTAATGTTTAACTGGCCCGTCCTGTCGGCGGTCATCG GCATAACTACCAATCTGTTTTTCATTCTAATTGTTTGCGTACTGAGCTGGTACCATTGGGACGATACGGAATGGATATCGGATATTCGGGACAGGTATCAGCAAATTGTGCAAGGTGTATCGAAAGTGGCTACAAGCGAGCCATCGAAAGCACTTAAAGCGTCAAAGGAAACGGAACCATCCGCAAAAGATTGGCTAATAGACGAGGAATAG
- the LOC118508508 gene encoding seipin isoform X2, with the protein MGLVGLVLMILDPFKIVRNYIFKPIAVFGLAAAEEYKARKEKSVNTTKNVFLKLFIVVLVGFSVVWASIFLYLYFYYSYMPSVLHLKDVHLNIRDCHDSAIDCKPYPFANVALTNHHRFLMVGQPYKIILNLEMPESEHNGMFTVCGTVRDYGNMEVARSCRMSMLHYKSDLLKTILTFVFAPLLIFGYREEKQLVTVELFSNFLDDSNHPATNIDIMIQCRDIQLYSAQLQVVANFTGLRYLMFNWPVLSAVIGITTNLFFILIVCVLSWYHWDDTEWISDIRDRYQQIVQGVSKVATSEPSKALKASKETEPSAKDWLIDEE; encoded by the exons ATGGGTCTCGTTGGGCTGGTCTTGATGATATTGGACCCATTTAAGATTGTAAGAAactatattttcaaaccaatcgCGGTGTTTGGTTTGGCTGCCGCCGAAGAGTACAAGGCGCGCAAGGAAAAGAGCGTAAACACTACGAAAAATGTGTTCCTCAAGTTGTTCATCGTTGTGTTGGTTGGATTTTCGGTAGTGTGGGCATCGATATTTCTGTACCTGTACTTCTACTACTCGTACATGCCTTCCGTGTTACACCTGAAGGATGTACATCTCAACATACG AGACTGCCACGATAGCGCCATCGACTGCAAACCATACCCTTTTGCGAACGTGGCCCTGACAAATCATCACAGGTTTCTAATGGTTGGACAGCCGTACAAGATTATCCTGAACCTGGAAATGCCAGAATCTGAACACAATG GAATGTTCACCGTGTGTGGCACGGTAAGGGATTACGGAAACATGGAAGTGGCGAGATCATGCCGAATGTCAATGCTACACTACAAATCAGACCTGCTGAAGACGATTCTCACCTTCGTGTTTGCACCGCTGTTGATATTCGGATATCGGGAGGAGAAACAGTTGGTTACGgttgaattattttcaaactttCTCGACGATTCGAACCATCCGGCTACCAACATTGATATTATGATACAGTGCCGGGACATTCAGCTGTACTCAGCACAGCTGCAGGTAGTAGCTAACTTTACCGGGTTACGCTACTTAATGTTTAACTGGCCCGTCCTGTCGGCGGTCATCG GCATAACTACCAATCTGTTTTTCATTCTAATTGTTTGCGTACTGAGCTGGTACCATTGGGACGATACGGAATGGATATCGGATATTCGGGACAGGTATCAGCAAATTGTGCAAGGTGTATCGAAAGTGGCTACAAGCGAGCCATCGAAAGCACTTAAAGCGTCAAAGGAAACGGAACCATCCGCAAAAGATTGGCTAATAGACGAGGAATAG